One genomic window of Myxocyprinus asiaticus isolate MX2 ecotype Aquarium Trade chromosome 5, UBuf_Myxa_2, whole genome shotgun sequence includes the following:
- the LOC127440523 gene encoding carbonic anhydrase-related protein-like isoform X1, translated as MADHVIEESENYTGKDELDWGYEEGVEWGLLFPEANGEYQSPINLNSREAQYDPRLLEVGLNPNYVVCRDCEVINEGHTVRIILKSKSVVTGGPLPRDHEYELSEVRFHWGKENQRGSEHTVNFKAFPMELHLIHWNSTLFSSMEEAMGKKNGILIIALFVQIGKEHLGLKAITDVLQDLQYKGKTKIIPCFNPNTLLPDPLLRDYWVYEGSLTTPPCSENVIWILYRYPLTISQMQIEEFRRLRSHIKGAELLEGNDGMLGDNFRPTQPLSDRVVRAAFQ; from the exons GCGTTGAGTGGGGTCTTCTGTTTCCTGAGGCAAATGGAGAGTACCAGTCCCCCATAAACCTGAATTCTAGAGAGGCACAATATGACCCTCGGCTCCTGGAAGTGGGGCTTAACCCTAACTATGTAGTTTGCAGGGACTGTGAGGTCATCAATGAGGGTCACACTGTGAGGATCATTCTCAAGTCCAAATCAG TTGTTACTGGTGGCCCTCTGCCCAGAGACCATGAGTATGAATTGAGCGAGGTGCGCTTCCACTGGGGAAAAGAGAACCAGAGGGGTTCTGAACACACTGTAAACTTCAAGGCCTTTCCTATGGAG CTTCATCTAATCCACTGGAACTCTACATTATTCAGCAGCATGGAGGAGGCCATGGGCAAGAAAAATGGCATACTCATCATTGCCCTATTTGTGCAG ATAGGGAAGGAACATCTTGGGCTGAAGGCCATCACAGACGTCCTGCAAGATCTGCAGTATAAG GGGAAGACAAAAATAATTCCATGTTTCAACCCGAACACATTATTACCTG ATCCTCTCCTAAGAGATTATTGGGTGTATGAGGGCTCTTTAACCACACCGCCTTGTAGTGAGAATGTCATCTGGATTCTCTACCGTTACCCACTAACCATCTCTCAAATGCAG ATTGAGGAGTTCCGTCGGCTCAGGTCTCACATTAAAGGAGCAGAGCTTCTGGAAGGGAATGATGGGATGCTGGGAGACAACTTTAGACCCACCCAGCCCCTGAGCGACAGGGTGGTCAGGGCAGCATTCCAGTAG
- the LOC127440523 gene encoding carbonic anhydrase-related protein-like isoform X2 — MADHVIEESENYTGKDELDWGYEEGVEWGLLFPEANGEYQSPINLNSREAQYDPRLLEVGLNPNYVVCRDCEVINEGHTVRIILKSKSVVTGGPLPRDHEYELSEVRFHWGKENQRGSEHTVNFKAFPMEIGKEHLGLKAITDVLQDLQYKGKTKIIPCFNPNTLLPDPLLRDYWVYEGSLTTPPCSENVIWILYRYPLTISQMQIEEFRRLRSHIKGAELLEGNDGMLGDNFRPTQPLSDRVVRAAFQ; from the exons GCGTTGAGTGGGGTCTTCTGTTTCCTGAGGCAAATGGAGAGTACCAGTCCCCCATAAACCTGAATTCTAGAGAGGCACAATATGACCCTCGGCTCCTGGAAGTGGGGCTTAACCCTAACTATGTAGTTTGCAGGGACTGTGAGGTCATCAATGAGGGTCACACTGTGAGGATCATTCTCAAGTCCAAATCAG TTGTTACTGGTGGCCCTCTGCCCAGAGACCATGAGTATGAATTGAGCGAGGTGCGCTTCCACTGGGGAAAAGAGAACCAGAGGGGTTCTGAACACACTGTAAACTTCAAGGCCTTTCCTATGGAG ATAGGGAAGGAACATCTTGGGCTGAAGGCCATCACAGACGTCCTGCAAGATCTGCAGTATAAG GGGAAGACAAAAATAATTCCATGTTTCAACCCGAACACATTATTACCTG ATCCTCTCCTAAGAGATTATTGGGTGTATGAGGGCTCTTTAACCACACCGCCTTGTAGTGAGAATGTCATCTGGATTCTCTACCGTTACCCACTAACCATCTCTCAAATGCAG ATTGAGGAGTTCCGTCGGCTCAGGTCTCACATTAAAGGAGCAGAGCTTCTGGAAGGGAATGATGGGATGCTGGGAGACAACTTTAGACCCACCCAGCCCCTGAGCGACAGGGTGGTCAGGGCAGCATTCCAGTAG